Within the Deferribacterota bacterium genome, the region CTAAAATGTAGTCATAAGCTTCATTATATTTATCAACTGTGGAATAATCTGAACTTGCTGATAAGGGAAGTATTTTAGCCTCATCTGGTAATAGTCCAGTCATATACATATTATTATCTGTTTTAGCAGCAATTATTGAAGACATAGCTGTTCCATGGTATGCCTCATATCCATCTATACACTCTGTTAATGTGCACTCAGGATGGCCAATATCCACACCTCTGTAGTCGTCAATATAACCGTTATTGTCATCATCAACATTATTATTTGGAATTTCACCACTATTTACATAAACTCTATTTAACAATTCTGGGGTATCATAATATATACCAATATCAACTATAGCAATAACAGGAGGATTATTTTTATTATATTTATAGTTTTGTTCATCTATAAATTTACGATAACCTAAATATCCTAAATCAACTCCTTCCTCATCACTATTATATAAATACCACTGCTCTTCAAATAGTGGATCCCTTGGGGCATATTCTAAATTATCACTATCAACATTTATTTTTTTAGTTCCTTTAAGCTCTTTAAATTTGCTATCAAATGTTTTTTTAGCACCTCTCTGAACATATTTTATTTTAGTCAAGGTTATTAAATTTTCTAAAAATTTATTAAGTTCACTCTTGGTGGTTTCTATAGAGATTATACCGCTATTTTTAAATAGCTTAATATTTGAATAATTATTTAATAGATTAGCAATTTTTTGCTTATTTTTGTTACTTACATTGGCTGCAATATAAAAAGTATTTTTTTTGATATTATTTACAGTTTTTTTACTGTCTTTTTCACTATTTTTTATTGCATAATCATAATATTTTATATTACCCTCTTTAAGGTGTATATAAGATATTATGCCCCCTGATTTTATATATAGATCGTCAAAATCCTTTGCATTAACAGTCGATATTTTTAATATAAATATTAATAAAACAATAAAAAGAAAACTAAAAACAATTAAATTTTCTTTTTTAAACATAAAATTCTCCTTTAAATATAAGTAAAATTAACTATAATGCTACTTTTATAACAAATTATAAAATAATATAGAATAAATTTAAAAATTTGCAAGTTATATGTTTGATATCAATGTTGTAAAGAAATTTAGAGATATAAAGCTAGACTTTAAATTCAAATCTAACGCAAAAAAAATAGCACTTTTCGGACCATCAGGAGCCGGAAAAACGTCTCTATTAAAAATGATAACGGGATTTGTTAAGCCTGATAAAGGATATATCAGGTTAAATGATAACATATATTTTG harbors:
- a CDS encoding S8 family serine peptidase; amino-acid sequence: MFKKENLIVFSFLFIVLLIFILKISTVNAKDFDDLYIKSGGIISYIHLKEGNIKYYDYAIKNSEKDSKKTVNNIKKNTFYIAANVSNKNKQKIANLLNNYSNIKLFKNSGIISIETTKSELNKFLENLITLTKIKYVQRGAKKTFDSKFKELKGTKKINVDSDNLEYAPRDPLFEEQWYLYNSDEEGVDLGYLGYRKFIDEQNYKYNKNNPPVIAIVDIGIYYDTPELLNRVYVNSGEIPNNNVDDDNNGYIDDYRGVDIGHPECTLTECIDGYEAYHGTAMSSIIAAKTDNNMYMTGLLPDEAKILPLSASSDYSTVDKYNEAYDYILEMKNKGVNIVAVNVSAGGPYDRVEYSLIEKFLDANILVVAAAGNENKNIDNSGNGGNGFFDIPTGAYPAAYDLDNIISVGAINRYGEPTVFTNYGHVVDIYMPGEEIISLNYPPSVIIGSGTSQAAAVTSGVVGIAAYLYPNCVGLELKDLLLDRSSQNIGSFTVEFTNQILNRLFASDDIFNMNMIKLSSSEGDALITESGLNNVNCNSFGIGR
- a CDS encoding ATP-binding cassette domain-containing protein, whose translation is MFDINVVKKFRDIKLDFKFKSNAKKIALFGPSGAGKTSLLKMITGFVKPDKGYIRLNDNIYF